Proteins from a genomic interval of Physeter macrocephalus isolate SW-GA chromosome 21, ASM283717v5, whole genome shotgun sequence:
- the HCFC1 gene encoding host cell factor 1 isoform X4, whose amino-acid sequence MASAVSPANSPAVLLQPRWKRVVGWSGPVPRPRHGHRAVAIKELIVVFGGGNEGIVDELHVYNTATNQWFIPAVRGDIPPGCAAYGFVCDGTRLLVFGGMVEYGKYSNDLYELQASRWEWKRLKAKTPKNGPPPCPRLGHSFSLVGNKCYLFGGLANDSEDPKNNIPRYLNDLYILELRPGSGVVAWDIPITYGVLPPPRESHTAVVYTEKDNKKSKLVIYGGMSGCRLGDLWTLDIETLTWNKPSLSGVAPLPRSLHSATTIGNKMYVFGGWVPLVMDDVKVATHEKEWKCTNTLACLNLDTMAWETILMDTLEDNIPRARAGHCAVAINTRLYIWSGRDGYRKAWNNQVCCKDLWYLETEKPPPPARVQLVRANTNSLEVSWGAVATADSYLLQLQKYDIPATAATATSPTPNPVPSVPANPPKSPAPAAAAPAVQPLTQVGITLLPQAAATPPTTTTIQVLPTVPGSSISVPAAARTQGVPAVLKVTGPQATTGTPLVTMRPASQAGKAPVTVTSLPAGVRMVVPTQSAQGAVIGSSPQMSGMAALAAAAAATQKIPPSSAPTVLSVPAGTTIVKTVAVTPGTTTLPATVKVASSPVMVSNPATRMLKTAAAQVGTSVSSAANTSTRPIITVHKSGTVTVAQQAQVVTTVVGGVTKTITLVKSPISVPGGSALISNLGKVMSVVQTKPVQTSAVTGQASTGPVTQIIQTKGPLPAGTILKLVTSADGKPTTIITTTQASGAGTKPTILGISSVSPSTTKPGTTTIIKTIPMSAIITQAGATGVTSSPGIKSPITIITTKVMTSGTGAPAKIITAVPKIATGHGQQGVTQVVLKGAPGQPGTILRTVPMGGVRLVTPVTVSAVKPAVTTLVVKGTTGVTTLGTVTGTVSTSLAGAGAHSTSASLATPITTLGTIATLSSQVINPTAITVSAAQTTLTAAGGLTTPTITMQPVSQPTQVTLITAPSGVEAQPVHDLPVSILASPTTEQPTATVTIADSGQGDVQPGTVTLVCSNPPCETHETGTTNTATTTVVANLGGHPQPTQVQFVCDRQEAAASLVSSTVGQQNGSVVRVCSNPPCETHDTGTTNTATTATSNMAGQHGCSNPPCETHETGTTSTATTAMSGIGAGQRRDVRFTCVASTVTAVVRVGMAAGAPDGAQGSVKPACQTRQTIATSTTMTVMATGAPCSAGPLFRPSLTLEAGGRGATLVQLGPLSTQVRPGGEGGPLAGLGPLVSVGRQPEAHHAHTTYTATTARSTVGAGEPSEVQGMPALGYESAPGAAVTAKALGALLCSSATVTQVCSNPPCETHETGTTPTPTTATSTGGAGQPEGGQQPPAGRPCETHQTASTGTTMSVSMGALLPDAAPSHRTLESGLEGAAAPAVTAQAGASLLAPFPTQRVCSNPPCETHETGTTHTATTVTSNMSSNQDPPPPASDQGEVESTQGDGVNIPSSSPITTTVSSTLTRAVTTVTQSTPVPGPSVPKISSVTETTPGALTSEVPIPATITVTIANTETSDMPFSAVDILQPPEELQASPGPRQQLPPRQLLQPASAPLMGESAEVLSASQAPELQAAVDLSSTGDPSSGQEPASSAVVATVVVQPPPPTQSEVDQLSLPQELMAEAQAGTTTLMVTGLTPEELAVTAAAEAAAQAAATEEAQALAIQAVLQAAQQAVMAGTGEPMDASEAAAAVTQAELSHLSAEGQEGQATSIPIVLTQQELAALVQQQQLQEAQAQQQHPLPTEALAPADSLNDPTIESNCLSELAGAAPSTVALLPSTAAESLAPSNTFVAPQPVVVASPAKLQAAATLTEVANGIESLGVKPDLPPPPSKAPVKKENQWFDVGVIKGTNVMVTHYFLPPDDAAPSDDDSGTVPDYNQLKKQELQPGTAYKFRVAGINACGRGPFSEISAFKTCLPGFPGAPCAIKISKSPDGAHLTWEPPSVTSGKIIEYSVYLAIQSSQSGGEPKSSTPAQLAFMRVYCGPSPSCLVQSSSLSNAHIDYTTKPAIIFRIAARNEKGYGPATQVRWLQETSKDSSGAKPASKRPMSSPEIEERKKKKEVEKEPRGGLSSVL is encoded by the exons CGACCAACCAGTGGTTCATCCCGGCCGTGAGAGGGGACATCCCTCCTGGATGTGCAGCCTATGGCTTCGTGTGCGATGGGACTCGCCTGCTGGTATTTGGTGGGATGGTGGAGTACGGCAAATACAGCAATGACCTCTATGAGCTCCAG gcaaGCCGGTGGGAGTGGAAGAGACTCAAAGCAAAGACGCCCAAAAACGGGCCCCCTCCGTGTCCTCGGCTCGGGCACAGCTTCTCCCTTGTGGGCAACAAATGTTACCTATTTGGGGGTCTGGCCAACGATAGCGAGGACCCCAAGAACAACATTCCGAG GTACCTGAATGACTTATACATCCTGGAACTGCGGCCAGGCTCCGGAGTGGTAGCCTGGGACATTCCCATCACTTACGgcgtccttcccccaccccgggAGTCACACACTGCAGTGGTCTACACGGAGAAAGACAACAAGAAGTCCAAGCTGGTGATTTATGGAGGGATGAGTGGCTGCAGGCTGGGGGACCTCTGGACCCTAGATATTG AGACTCTGACGTGGAATAAGCCCAGCCTCAGCGGGGTGGCACCTCTTCCTCGAAGTCTCCACTCGGCTACGACCATAGGAAACAA AATGTACGTGTTTGGTGGCTGGGTGCCTCTCGTCATGGATGACGTCAAAGTGGCCACACACGAGAAGGAGTGGAAGTGTACCAACACACTGGCTTGTCTCAACCTTG ATACCATGGCCTGGGAGACCATCCTGATGGATACGCTGGAGGACAATATTCCCCGGGCCCGCGCCGGCCACTGTGCTGTAGCCATCAACACCCGCCTGTACATTTGGAGTGGGCGTGACGGCTACCGAAAGGCCTGGAACAACCAGGTCTGCTGCAAGGACCTCTGGTACCTGGAAACGG AAAAACCACCGCCCCCGGCCCGGGTACAGCTGGTACGAGCCAACACCAACTCCCTGGAGGTGAGCTGGGGGGCCGTGGCAACAGCCGACAGTTACCTTCTGCAGCTCCAGAAATATGACATTCCTGCCACGGCTGCTACTGCCACCTCCCCTACACCCAATCCAGTCCCGTCTGTACCTGCCAACCCTCCCAAGAGCCCTGCCCCGGCAGCAGCCGCGCCTGCTGTGCAGCCCCTGACCCAAGTAGGCATCACGCTCCTGCCCCAGGCTGCTGCCACGCccccaaccaccaccaccatccaggTCTTGCCGACGGTGCCTGGTAGCTCGATCTCCGTGCCTGCCGCAGCCAGGACTCAAG GCGTCCCTGCTGTTCTCAAAGTGACCGGTCCTCAGGCTACAACAGGAACCCCGTTGGTAACCATGCGACCTGCCAGCCAGGCTGGGAAAGCCCCCGTCACTGTGACCTCGCTTCCCGCAGGCGTGCGAATGGTCGTGCCTACGCAGAGTGCCCAGGGGGCG GTCATCGGCAGCAGCCCGCAGATGAGCGGCATGGCGGCGTTGGCAGCCGCGGCCGCTGCCACCCAGAAGATCCCTCCTTCCTCGGCACCCACGGTGCTGAGTGTCCCGGCCGGCACCACCATCGTCAAAACCGTGGCCGTGACACCTGGcaccaccaccctcccagccACTGTGAAGGTGGCCTCCTCGCCAGTCATG GTGAGCAACCCAGCCACTCGCATGCTGAAGACTGCAGCCGCCCAGGTGGGGACGTCTGTCTCCTCTGCCGCCAACACGTCCACCCGCCCCATCATCACAGTACACAAGTCGGGGACTGTGACGGTGGCCCAGCAGGCACAGGTGGTGACCACAGTGGTGGGTGGGGTCACCAAGACCATCACCCTGGTAAAGAGTCCCATCTCTGTCCCAGGAGGCAGCGCCCTG ATTTCCAACCTGGGCAAAGTGATGTCAGTGGTCCAGACCAAACCAGTTCAGACTTCTGCAGTCACAGGCCAGGCGTCTACAGGCCCGGTGACTCAGATCATCCAG ACCAAAGGGCCCCTGCCGGCCGGGACTATCCTGAAGCTGGTGACGTCAGCAGATGGGAAGCCTACCACCATCATCACTACCACGCAGGCCAGCGGGGCAGGGACTAAGCCCACCATCCTGGGCATCAGCAGCGTGTCCCCCAGCACCACCAAGCCCGGCACGACCACCATCATCAAGACCATTCCCATGTCGGCCATCATCACGCAGGCGGGCGCCACGG GTGTGACCAGCAGTCCCGGCATCAAGTCCcccatcaccattatcaccaccaAGGTTATGACTTCCGGAACTGGAGCCCCAGCCAAAATCATCACTGCCGTTCCCAAAATCGCCACTGGCCACGGGCAGCAAGGAGTGACCCAG GTGGTGCTGAAGGGCGCCCCCGGCCAGCCGGGCACCATCCTCCGCACCGTGCCCATGGGCGGCGTCCGCCTGGTCACCCCCGTTACCGTCTCCGCTGTCAAGCCGGCTGTCACCACGTTGGTCGTGAAGGGAACAACAG gcGTCACGACCCTAGGCACCGTGACAGGCACCGTGTCCACCAGCCTCGCCGGGGCCGGGGCCCACAGCACCAGCGCCTCCCTGGCCACACCCATCACCACCTTGGGCACCATCGCCACCCTCTCGAGCCAGGTGATCAACCCCACTGCCATCACCGTGTCGGCGGCGCAGACCACGCTGACGGCGGCCGGCGGGCTCACCACCCCCACCATCACCATGCAG CCTGTTTCCCAGCCTACCCAGGTGACTCTGATCACAGCGCCCAGCGGGGTCGAGGCCCAGCCTGTGCACGACCTCCCCGTGTCCATTCTGGCCTCGCCTACTACAGAACAGCCCACGGCCACGGTCACCATCGCTGACTCAGGCCAGGGTGACGTGCAGCCCGGCACCGTGACACTGGTGTGCTCCAACCCGCCCTGCGAGACCCACGAGACGGGCACCACCAACACGGCCACCACCACCGTCGTGGCTAATCTCGGGGGGCACCCGCAGCCCACCCAAGTGCAGTTTGTCTGCGACAGACAAGAGGCAGCTGCTTCTCTCGTGAGCTCCACAGTGGGCCAGCAGAACGGCAGCGTGGTTCGCGTCTGTTCCAACCCACCGTGCGAGACCCACGACACAGGCACCACCAACACGGCCACCACCGCCACCTCCAACATGGCTGGGCAGCACGGCTGCTCCAACCCGCCGTGTGAGACCCACGAGACGGGCACCACCAGCACGGCCACCACCGCCATGTCGGGCATCGGAGCCGGGCAGCGGCGAGACGTCCGGTTCACCTGTGTGGCAAGCACCGTGACCGCCGTGGTCCGGGTCGGCATGGCTGCCGGGGCGCCAGATGGAGCCCAGGGCTCGGTCAAGCCCGCGTGCCAAACCCGCCAGACCATCGCGACCAGCACCACCATGACTGTCATGGCCACCGGGGCCCCGTGCTCGGCTGGCCCGCTCTTCAGACCAAGCCTGACCCTGGAGGCTGGTGGCCGTGGCGCCACGCTCGTGCAGTTGGGCCCTCTGAGCACCCAGGTCAGGCCTGGCGGTGAGGGTGGCCCCCTAGCTGGCCTGGGCCCGCTGGTGTCCGTGGGGCGCCAGCCGGAGGCGCATCACGCCCACACGACGTACACCGCCACCACGGCCCGCTCTACCGTGGGTGCCGGGGAACCCAGTGAGGTGCAGGGGATGCCCGCGCTCGGGTACGAGAGCGCGCCCGGCGCCGCTGTGACTGCGAAGGCCCTGGGGGCGCTGCTGTGCTCCTCGGCCACCGTGACGCAGGTCTGCTCCAACCCCCCGTGCGAGACCCACGAGACGGGCACCACCCCTACGCCCACCACCGCCACGTCTACCGGGGGTGCGGGCCAGCCAGAGGGTGGGCAGCAGCCCCCCGCTGGCCGCCCCTGTGAGACGCACCAGACGGCTTCCACCGGTACCACCATGTCAGTCAGCATGGGCGCCCTGCTCCCCGACGCCGCGCCCTCCCACAGAACCCTGGAGTCCGGCTTGGAGGGGGCGGCAGCGCCCGCAGTCACCGCCCAGGCTGGAGCTTCGTTGCTGGCTCCTTTCCCGACGCAGAGGGTGTGCTCCAACCCACCCTGTGAGACCCACGAGACAGGCACCACACACACGGCCACCACCGTCACCTCCAACATGAGTTCCAACCAAG ACCCCCCGCCGCCTGCCAGCGACCAGGGAGAGGTGGAGAGCACCCAGGGCGACGGCGTGAACATCCCCAGTTCCAGTCCTATCACGACAACGGTGTCCTCCACGCTGACACGGGCCGTGACCACTGTGACACAGTCCACACCGGTCCCGGGCCCTTCGGTGCCG AAGATCTCATCAGTGACCGAGACTACCCCAGGGGCTCTGACCAGCGAAGTCCCCATCCCGGCCACGATAACAGTGACCATAGCCAACACAGAAACTTCTGACATGCCCTTCTCTGCTGTTGACATCCTGCAGCCCCCAGAGGAGCTCCAGGCCTCGCCAGGGCCTCGCCAGCAGCTTCCGCCACGGCAACTCCTGCAGCCTGCCTCCGCACCCCTGATGGGGGAGTCCGCCGAGGTCCTGTCAGCCTCCCAGGCCCCCGAGCTCCAGGCCGCCGTGGATCTGAGCAGTACAGGGGACCCGTCTTCAGGCCAGGAGCCCGCCAGCTCAGCCGTGGTAGCCACTGTGGTGGTCCAGCCACCCCCGCCCACGCAGTCCGAAGTAGACCAGTTGTCACTTCCCCAAGAGCTGATGGCCGAGGCCCAGGCGGGCACCACCACCCTCATGGTAACGGGGCTCACCCCCGAGGAGCTGGCGGTGACTGCCGCCGCTGAAGCGGCCGCCCAGGCCGCGGCCACAGAGGAAGCCCAGGCCCTGGCCATCCAGGCCGTGCTCCAGGCTGCGCAGCAGGCCGTCATGG CAGGCACCGGGGAGCCCATGGACGCGTCGGAGGCGGCGGCCGCCGTGACGCAGGCGGAGCTGAGCCACCTGTCGGCCGAGGGCCAGGAGGGCCAGGCTACCAGCATCCCCATCGTGCTGACGCAGCAGGAGCTGGCCGCCCtggtgcagcagcagcagctccaggaggcgcaggcccagcagcagcaCCCCCTCCCCACGGAGGCGCTGGCCCCTGCCGACAGCCTCAACGACCCGACCATCGAGAGCAACTGCCTCAGCGAGCTGGCCGGGGCTGCGCCCAGCACCGTGGCCCTGCTGCCCTCCACGGCCGCTGAGA GCCTGGCTCCGTCCAACACGTTTGTGGCCCCCCAGCCAGTCGTGGTCGCCAGTCCCGCGAAGCTGCAGGCCGCGGCTACCCTGACGGAAGTGGCCAATGGCATCGAGTCCCTGGGCGTA AAGCCAGACCTGCCACCGCCGCCCAGCAAAGCCCCCGTGAAGAAAGAGAACCAGTGGTTTGACGTGGGGGTCATCAAAGGCACCAACGTGATGGTGACACACTATTTCCTGCCCCCCGATGACGCCGCCCCGTCGGAC GACGACTCGGGCACGGTGCCCGACTATAACCAGCTGAAGAAGCAGGAGCTGCAGCCTGGCACTGCCTATAAGTTCCGCGTTGCCGGGATCAACGCCTGTGGCCGGGGGCCCTTCAGCGAGATCTCCGCCTTTAAGACGTGTCTGCCTGGCTTCCCGGGGGCCCCCTGTGCCATTAAAATCAGCAAA AGTCCGGATGGTGCACACCTCACCTGGGAGCCGCCCTCCGTGACCTCTGGCAAGATCATCGAGTACTCGGTGTACCTGGCCATCCAGAGCTCGCAGTCTGGGGGCGAGCCCAAGAGCTCCACCCCGGCGCAGCTGGCCTTCATGCGGGTGTACTgtgggcccagcccctcctgcctcgTGCAGTCCTCCAGCCTCTCCAACGCCCACATCGACTACACCACCAAACCCGCCATCATCTTCCGCATCGCTGCCCGCAACGAGAAGGGCTACGGCCCAGCCACCCAAGTCAGGTGGTTGCAAG AAACCAGTAAAGACAGCTCTGGCGCCAAGCCGGCCAGCAAGCGGCCCATGTCCTCTCCAGAAAT agaagaaagaaagaaaaagaaagaggtggaGAAGGAACCCCGTGGTGGCCTGAGCAGTGTTCTGTGA